One genomic segment of Mesoterricola silvestris includes these proteins:
- a CDS encoding CsgG/HfaB family protein — translation MVTRRMFALCALCLLALAPAVAVVPKKDRPRVIVAPFPVAKGAYEGWGGWGYGYVGGETRISDVLQDLCVTTLIEEGSDKVRVMDRTRLDEVLAEQKLNASGLVEESDDPADQKKVAKMGKLLGVRWMITGKVTRFAYKKSGFGTGWAAGALVSKLTGSGIAGGVAGDIHVQKATLTGRLDMKLIDVQTAEIVAVAHDESTVKDMGVKVAGTGNQLQFDQTMVNQIFEPIIQKLAKQMLKKITVAQADAD, via the coding sequence GTGGTGACACGTCGAATGTTCGCGCTTTGCGCACTTTGCCTGCTCGCCTTGGCGCCCGCGGTTGCGGTGGTGCCCAAGAAGGACCGGCCCCGCGTCATCGTCGCCCCCTTCCCCGTGGCCAAGGGCGCCTATGAGGGTTGGGGGGGCTGGGGTTACGGTTATGTCGGGGGGGAGACGCGCATCAGCGACGTGCTCCAGGATCTGTGCGTCACGACCCTCATCGAGGAGGGGAGCGACAAGGTGCGGGTCATGGACCGGACGCGCCTGGACGAGGTGCTGGCCGAGCAGAAGCTGAACGCCAGCGGCCTGGTGGAGGAATCGGACGATCCCGCCGACCAGAAGAAGGTCGCCAAGATGGGCAAGCTCCTGGGCGTGCGCTGGATGATCACGGGCAAGGTGACGCGCTTCGCCTACAAGAAGAGCGGATTCGGCACCGGCTGGGCCGCGGGCGCCCTGGTGAGCAAGCTCACCGGCAGCGGCATCGCCGGGGGCGTGGCCGGCGACATCCACGTGCAGAAGGCCACCCTCACCGGCCGCCTGGATATGAAGCTCATCGACGTGCAGACCGCCGAGATCGTGGCCGTGGCCCACGACGAATCCACCGTCAAGGACATGGGCGTCAAGGTCGCCGGCACCGGCAACCAGCTCCAGTTCGACCAGACCATGGTCAACCAGATCTTCGAGCCCATCATCCAGAAGCTGGCCAAACAAATGCTGAAAAAGATCACGGTCGCCCAGGCGGACGCGGACTGA
- a CDS encoding phage holin family protein, giving the protein MRTLLRFLFSAVGLLVASYFVRGIHHGAFIDLVAVAVILGALNATLGMLLRFVAFVPLACSLGCLGLFINGLVFWAASWVATGLGLDFRVSGFWAGFFGALVSSICATVLETVLIGKEDKGRPEGPRRIKIIN; this is encoded by the coding sequence GTGAGGACGTTGCTTCGATTCCTGTTTTCGGCGGTGGGGTTGCTCGTCGCATCGTACTTCGTGAGGGGGATCCATCACGGGGCCTTCATCGACCTGGTGGCGGTGGCGGTCATCCTGGGGGCGTTGAACGCGACGCTGGGGATGCTGCTGCGGTTCGTGGCCTTCGTGCCGCTGGCGTGCAGCCTGGGCTGCCTGGGGCTCTTCATCAACGGGCTGGTGTTCTGGGCCGCGAGCTGGGTGGCCACGGGCCTGGGCCTGGATTTCCGGGTTTCGGGATTCTGGGCGGGCTTCTTCGGGGCCCTGGTCTCCAGCATCTGCGCCACCGTCCTGGAGACCGTCCTCATCGGCAAGGAAGACAAGGGCCGCCCGGAAGGTCCCAGGCGCATCAAAATCATCAATTAG
- a CDS encoding LPP20 family lipoprotein → MRLSRYLPVGLAMAGLVACGGPKTEPNKVPVTTTQTKNAPSWIDNEEIPDGLAAVGIAQPNPMGDKSMMRTVAVADARTKLAGKLKVRVQNMFSQLNQQVTTAAADNTKKPIKTDVMNRVIENVTRQLVDQELAGTTTRNYWNDPSDGNLYVFVVMTKETMDRALAGAAQSQIRKEIAQGEQSLNAALDKLDAAIAASEPNQH, encoded by the coding sequence ATGCGTCTTTCCCGATACCTCCCCGTGGGCCTGGCCATGGCCGGCCTGGTGGCCTGCGGCGGCCCCAAGACCGAACCCAACAAGGTGCCCGTGACCACCACCCAGACCAAGAACGCCCCCAGCTGGATCGACAACGAGGAGATCCCCGACGGCCTCGCCGCCGTGGGCATCGCCCAGCCCAATCCCATGGGCGACAAGTCCATGATGCGCACCGTGGCCGTCGCCGACGCCCGCACCAAGCTGGCCGGGAAGCTCAAGGTCCGCGTGCAGAACATGTTCAGCCAGCTCAACCAGCAGGTCACCACCGCCGCGGCCGACAACACCAAGAAGCCCATCAAGACCGACGTCATGAACCGGGTCATCGAGAACGTCACCCGCCAGCTGGTGGACCAGGAACTCGCCGGCACCACCACCCGCAACTACTGGAACGACCCCTCCGACGGCAACCTCTACGTCTTCGTGGTCATGACCAAGGAGACCATGGACCGCGCCCTGGCCGGCGCGGCCCAGAGCCAGATCCGCAAGGAGATCGCCCAGGGCGAGCAGAGCCTCAACGCGGCGCTGGACAAGCTGGACGCGGCCATCGCGGCTAGCGAACCCAACCAGCATTAG
- a CDS encoding serine/threonine-protein kinase, which translates to MAKTIGKYEIIRSLGSGAMGEVFLARQAAIGREVAIKTILANVAKGEEAEGRFRREAEAAGKLSHPNLVTIFDFDKDGDTFYLVMEFVKGDDLDDVIKHQALSHSQFLEVLAQVCDGLSHAHRNGIIHRDIKPANVRVIRDGKHLQAKVMDFGIARVEDSNMTATGIVMGTVSYMAPEYIRSGHATTQSDLFAVGVMLYECLTGRKPFAGDNTTTILFKIVSETAPPIDLSAIHGISPSIRNVLDKALSKEPGDRFQTADDFAKALRACKDPSWTGTLDEATAMITKHQEALAQAPPPPSDDTRLVPRQAPPTVVERVAPAEGTAVLAPVPAGKGGGRTGLFAAAGAAALAVLAGGGYLALRPKAAPAPEAPPPVQAPPRAEAAPPAPAPAPQAEAPRPVPAAQVESRPVPVKAEAVKAEPPRPEPVKPAPAKPEPPKPEATGAKAVAALLNADPRQAAAQARTLAANEPGNAEVQGLYLAALYRSGNAWDFERALSRAAASGVTVKKMLAAAPAFREALAQESRLRKAKPPAGILPDDVMAKILAGL; encoded by the coding sequence ATGGCCAAGACCATCGGCAAGTATGAAATAATCCGCTCCCTCGGTTCGGGGGCCATGGGCGAAGTGTTCCTCGCCCGGCAGGCGGCCATCGGCCGGGAGGTGGCCATCAAGACCATCCTCGCCAACGTGGCCAAGGGGGAGGAGGCCGAGGGCCGGTTCCGCCGCGAAGCGGAGGCCGCCGGCAAGCTGAGCCACCCCAACCTGGTGACCATCTTCGATTTCGACAAGGACGGCGACACGTTCTACCTGGTGATGGAGTTCGTGAAGGGCGACGACCTGGACGACGTCATCAAGCACCAGGCCCTGTCCCACTCCCAGTTCCTGGAGGTGCTGGCCCAGGTGTGCGACGGCCTCAGCCACGCCCACCGCAACGGCATCATCCACCGGGACATCAAGCCCGCCAACGTGCGGGTCATCCGGGACGGCAAGCACCTCCAGGCCAAGGTCATGGACTTCGGCATCGCGCGGGTGGAGGACAGCAACATGACCGCCACCGGCATCGTCATGGGCACCGTCAGCTACATGGCGCCCGAGTACATCCGCAGCGGCCACGCCACGACCCAGTCCGATCTCTTCGCCGTGGGCGTGATGCTCTACGAGTGCCTCACGGGGCGCAAGCCCTTCGCCGGGGACAACACCACCACCATCCTCTTCAAGATCGTCTCCGAGACCGCCCCCCCCATCGACCTGAGCGCCATCCACGGCATCAGCCCCAGCATCCGGAACGTCCTGGACAAGGCCCTTTCCAAGGAGCCCGGGGACCGCTTCCAGACCGCGGACGACTTCGCCAAGGCCCTGCGGGCCTGCAAGGACCCTAGCTGGACCGGCACCCTGGACGAGGCCACCGCCATGATCACGAAGCACCAGGAGGCCCTGGCCCAGGCCCCGCCGCCGCCCTCCGACGACACCCGGCTCGTGCCGCGCCAGGCCCCGCCCACGGTCGTGGAGCGGGTGGCGCCGGCCGAAGGCACCGCGGTCCTCGCGCCGGTCCCGGCGGGGAAGGGCGGGGGCCGCACCGGCCTCTTCGCCGCCGCGGGGGCCGCGGCCCTGGCGGTCCTGGCCGGCGGGGGCTACCTGGCCCTGCGCCCCAAGGCCGCGCCCGCGCCCGAAGCGCCGCCCCCCGTCCAGGCCCCGCCCCGGGCCGAGGCCGCCCCCCCGGCCCCCGCTCCCGCCCCCCAGGCCGAGGCGCCCCGGCCCGTGCCCGCGGCCCAGGTCGAATCGCGGCCCGTTCCCGTCAAGGCTGAGGCCGTTAAGGCGGAGCCCCCCAGGCCCGAGCCCGTGAAGCCCGCCCCGGCCAAACCCGAACCCCCGAAACCCGAGGCCACCGGCGCCAAGGCCGTCGCGGCCCTGCTGAACGCGGATCCCCGCCAGGCCGCGGCGCAGGCCCGGACCCTGGCCGCCAACGAGCCCGGCAATGCCGAGGTGCAGGGCCTGTACCTCGCGGCCCTCTACCGGAGCGGGAACGCCTGGGACTTCGAGCGCGCCCTCTCCCGGGCCGCGGCTTCGGGCGTCACCGTCAAGAAAATGCTCGCCGCGGCCCCCGCGTTCCGGGAGGCCCTGGCCCAGGAGAGCCGGCTCCGCAAGGCCAAGCCCCCCGCCGGGATCCTGCCGGATGATGTGATGGCCAAGATCCTCGCGGGGCTGTAG
- a CDS encoding protoporphyrinogen/coproporphyrinogen oxidase, which translates to MTTLILGGGITGLLAAYYLQERGEAAEVWEAEEAVGGWVKTLPWTAEDGRPGRIERGPQGVLVTPGSRTDALFKALDLPLKSPGKGARWVGTGGRLVPVPAHPVGLFGTPLMSWSTKFRMCFEPFMPVGPEEPEEGLSEFMARRAGPGIATELLPPMVAGILASPAELLSVDAIPKLRQWESYGSLLQGIMKSGVSHLQVPEGGMGSLPLRVASRLAAVKTGLRAESLERAADGTWRVKGQGLERVADRVILALPAFEAARLLAPHAETSARALSEIPYTSVKLWHSRHANLAPFKDGFGFLIHPKEGRPYLGSLVPSWIDAGCAPGDRMQLRSFIGDSQLWGDPDPATPKDWAWTLGRLRHWVPELSEAFQTREEISPNAIPRAEKGHRGRVRRALEGLPQGLHWLSNARFGPGVRDVIEGLEPWLETL; encoded by the coding sequence ATGACCACCTTGATCCTGGGCGGAGGCATCACCGGACTGCTGGCGGCGTACTACCTGCAGGAGCGGGGCGAGGCCGCGGAGGTTTGGGAGGCCGAGGAGGCCGTGGGCGGCTGGGTGAAGACCCTCCCCTGGACCGCCGAGGACGGCCGCCCCGGGCGCATCGAGCGGGGCCCCCAGGGGGTCCTGGTGACCCCGGGAAGCCGCACCGACGCCCTCTTCAAGGCCCTGGACCTGCCCCTCAAGAGCCCCGGCAAGGGCGCGCGGTGGGTGGGCACCGGGGGCCGGCTGGTGCCCGTGCCCGCGCATCCCGTGGGCCTTTTCGGCACCCCCCTCATGTCCTGGTCCACCAAGTTCCGCATGTGCTTCGAGCCCTTCATGCCCGTGGGCCCCGAGGAGCCCGAGGAGGGCCTTTCGGAATTCATGGCCCGCCGCGCCGGCCCCGGCATCGCCACCGAACTGCTGCCGCCCATGGTGGCCGGCATCCTGGCTTCCCCCGCCGAGCTCCTGAGCGTGGACGCCATCCCCAAGCTGCGCCAGTGGGAGTCCTACGGCAGCCTCCTGCAGGGCATCATGAAGAGCGGCGTCAGCCACCTGCAGGTGCCCGAGGGCGGCATGGGCAGCCTGCCCCTGCGCGTCGCCTCGCGCCTGGCGGCGGTGAAGACGGGCCTGCGGGCCGAGTCCCTGGAACGCGCCGCCGACGGCACGTGGCGGGTGAAGGGCCAGGGCCTGGAGCGCGTGGCCGACCGGGTCATCCTGGCGCTGCCCGCCTTCGAGGCCGCGCGGCTCCTGGCGCCCCACGCGGAGACCTCCGCCCGGGCCCTCTCGGAGATCCCCTACACCTCCGTGAAGCTCTGGCACAGCCGCCACGCGAACCTGGCCCCCTTCAAGGACGGCTTCGGCTTCCTCATCCACCCCAAGGAGGGCCGCCCCTACCTGGGCTCCCTGGTGCCCAGCTGGATCGACGCCGGCTGCGCCCCCGGGGACCGCATGCAGCTGCGCAGCTTCATCGGCGATTCGCAGCTGTGGGGCGACCCCGACCCCGCCACCCCCAAGGACTGGGCCTGGACCCTGGGCCGGCTCCGCCACTGGGTGCCCGAGCTTTCCGAGGCCTTCCAGACCCGGGAGGAGATCAGCCCCAACGCCATCCCCCGGGCCGAGAAGGGCCACCGCGGCCGCGTGCGCCGGGCCCTGGAGGGCCTGCCCCAGGGCCTGCACTGGCTGAGCAACGCCCGGTTCGGACCGGGCGTGCGGGACGTCATCGAGGGCCTGGAGCCCTGGCTGGAAACGCTCTGA
- the hemH gene encoding ferrochelatase, whose amino-acid sequence MRPDTAVVLLNLGGPLRSRDVEGFLYRLFSDRDIIKFPGPAFLQPLFATLLSKGRRKEVMGRYDEIGGGSPILRETARQAAALRAALREAGRAEPVKIAFRYTSPRAAGVLRSLKGQGIRRVVPVTLYPHDCRATTGSSLVELEREARALGLEVLPGVLHYATDPDYLESLAVPLEAALREVPGATVVFSAHSLPVRQIEQGDAYQREIEATVEALKARVGPVPGGFRLAYQSKVGPIKWLEPELGSVLRTLGGRDIIVLPVSFVTEHIETLHELDILFRDVAREAGVRSYRRLPAPAADPAYIRCLARRTLSVL is encoded by the coding sequence GTGAGGCCGGACACCGCCGTCGTCCTCCTGAACCTGGGAGGGCCCCTGCGTTCCCGGGACGTGGAGGGCTTCCTCTACCGCCTCTTCTCCGACCGGGACATCATCAAGTTCCCGGGCCCCGCGTTCCTGCAGCCGCTGTTCGCGACCCTGCTGTCCAAGGGGCGGCGGAAGGAAGTGATGGGGCGCTACGACGAGATCGGCGGCGGCAGCCCCATCCTGCGGGAGACCGCGCGCCAGGCCGCGGCCCTGCGCGCGGCACTGCGCGAGGCCGGGCGCGCCGAGCCCGTGAAGATCGCCTTCCGCTACACGTCCCCCCGGGCCGCGGGGGTGCTGCGCTCCCTGAAGGGCCAGGGCATCCGCCGCGTCGTGCCGGTCACCCTCTATCCCCACGACTGCCGCGCCACCACGGGCTCCAGCCTGGTGGAGCTGGAGCGGGAGGCCCGGGCCCTGGGCCTGGAGGTCCTGCCCGGCGTCCTGCACTACGCCACCGACCCCGACTACCTGGAGAGCCTCGCGGTTCCCCTGGAGGCCGCCCTGCGCGAGGTCCCCGGCGCCACCGTGGTCTTCTCCGCCCACAGCCTTCCCGTGAGGCAGATCGAGCAGGGCGACGCCTACCAGCGGGAGATCGAGGCCACGGTGGAGGCCCTCAAGGCCCGCGTGGGGCCGGTCCCCGGCGGCTTCCGACTGGCGTACCAGAGCAAGGTGGGCCCCATCAAGTGGCTGGAGCCGGAGCTGGGCTCGGTGCTGCGGACCCTGGGGGGCCGGGACATCATCGTCCTCCCTGTGAGCTTCGTCACCGAGCACATCGAGACCCTCCACGAACTGGATATCCTCTTCAGGGACGTGGCCCGCGAGGCCGGCGTGCGCAGCTACCGGCGCCTGCCGGCCCCCGCCGCCGATCCCGCCTACATACGCTGTCTGGCGCGGCGCACCCTGTCGGTACTGTGA
- the hemN gene encoding oxygen-independent coproporphyrinogen III oxidase yields the protein MALSLSDLIKHYDRPGPRYTGYPMPPVWTEGFPQEEVAEALARADADPEPLSLYAHLPFCKRRCSYCGCNVVVSPHYSPVDGFLKSLETEVEMWASHLPNRRKAIQLHWGGGTPTYLNVADLRRTFKLITDRFPLLPGAEVSIEVDPTFLEPDQLPALREMGFNRVSFGVQDLDERVQELITRGQTWDQTLTTVRQARDLGFPGVNLDLVYGLPGQTLATFRRTLESTLELNPDRMAIYGFAYLPKVMPYQRSIPAETLPSPELRLDLLLLAVDILEKHGYVAIGMDHFARPGDEMARAVKEGRLIRNFMGYAVAAGSDLLGFGPSAISNVAGVYSQNEKILTKWERDIAEGRFSVHKGHRLDGEDLMRRWLIHELMGTFELRWADLAKRYGIDGPAHFAGAIEELKEEVPFGTVEVRDEGIFITPLGRRFVRNIVQPFDAYLKKLAASTPFSRTV from the coding sequence ATGGCCCTGTCCCTCTCCGACCTGATCAAGCACTACGACCGCCCCGGACCCCGCTACACCGGCTACCCCATGCCGCCGGTGTGGACCGAGGGCTTCCCCCAGGAGGAGGTGGCCGAGGCCCTGGCCCGCGCCGACGCGGACCCGGAGCCCCTCTCCCTCTACGCGCATCTCCCCTTCTGCAAGCGCCGCTGCTCCTACTGCGGCTGCAACGTGGTGGTGAGCCCCCACTATTCGCCCGTGGACGGCTTCCTGAAGTCCCTGGAGACCGAGGTGGAGATGTGGGCCTCCCACCTCCCCAACCGGCGCAAGGCCATCCAGCTCCACTGGGGGGGCGGCACGCCCACCTACCTGAACGTGGCCGACCTGAGGCGCACCTTCAAGCTCATCACGGACCGCTTCCCGCTGCTGCCCGGGGCCGAGGTGTCCATCGAGGTGGACCCCACCTTCCTGGAACCCGACCAGCTTCCCGCCCTGCGGGAGATGGGCTTCAACCGCGTGTCCTTCGGCGTGCAGGACCTGGACGAGCGCGTGCAGGAACTCATCACCCGGGGCCAGACCTGGGACCAGACCCTCACCACCGTGCGCCAGGCCCGCGACCTGGGCTTTCCCGGCGTGAACCTGGACCTGGTGTACGGCCTGCCCGGGCAGACCCTGGCCACCTTCCGGCGCACCCTGGAGAGCACGCTGGAGCTGAACCCGGACCGCATGGCCATCTACGGCTTCGCCTACCTGCCCAAGGTCATGCCCTACCAGCGCAGCATCCCCGCCGAGACCCTGCCCAGCCCTGAGCTGCGCCTGGACCTGCTGCTCCTGGCCGTGGACATCCTGGAGAAGCACGGCTACGTCGCCATCGGCATGGACCACTTCGCCCGCCCCGGCGACGAGATGGCCCGGGCCGTGAAGGAAGGCCGGCTCATCCGCAACTTCATGGGCTACGCCGTGGCCGCGGGCTCCGACCTCCTGGGCTTCGGGCCCAGCGCCATCTCCAACGTGGCCGGCGTCTACTCCCAGAACGAGAAGATCCTCACCAAGTGGGAGCGGGACATCGCCGAGGGCCGGTTCTCCGTGCACAAGGGCCACCGCCTGGACGGCGAGGACCTCATGCGCCGCTGGCTCATCCACGAGCTCATGGGCACCTTCGAGCTGCGCTGGGCGGACCTGGCCAAACGCTACGGCATCGACGGGCCGGCGCACTTCGCCGGCGCCATCGAGGAACTGAAGGAGGAGGTCCCCTTCGGCACCGTGGAGGTGCGCGACGAGGGCATCTTCATCACGCCCCTGGGCCGGCGCTTCGTGCGCAACATCGTCCAGCCCTTCGACGCCTACCTCAAGAAGCTGGCCGCGAGCACGCCGTTCTCGAGAACCGTGTGA
- the hemE gene encoding uroporphyrinogen decarboxylase codes for MTPQLVRALRGEVLPTPPIWFMRQAGRFLPEYRRIREKASFEDLLYDSDLAAEVTLQPVRRFPKLDGAIIFSDILVILEALGCGVVIPEGGPRLTRTLDQVDPDVLLDEKVFESVQAALRKVRAALPEDKALLGFAGAPWTLLAYGLEGKGSKNWVRAKSFLHQEPAKARLWLDRLADASARLLNLHIGAGAQGVQLFDTWAGELDREDYETFALPAAHRALAQVEGAPRLYFPRGILPSSLGTLPCEGFAVSWQVPMAQARAQFPGKVLQGNLDPTALLAGEETAVRKAKAIVQVMKGAPHVFNLGHGLLPETDPAVVGAVIDAVKG; via the coding sequence ATGACTCCTCAGCTCGTACGCGCCCTCCGGGGTGAAGTTCTGCCCACGCCCCCCATCTGGTTCATGCGCCAGGCCGGGAGGTTCCTGCCCGAGTACCGCAGGATCCGCGAGAAGGCCTCCTTCGAGGACCTGCTCTACGATTCGGACCTGGCCGCCGAGGTGACCCTCCAGCCCGTGCGCCGCTTCCCCAAGCTGGACGGCGCCATCATCTTCTCGGACATCCTGGTGATCCTGGAGGCCCTGGGCTGCGGCGTGGTCATCCCCGAAGGGGGCCCCCGCCTCACCCGGACCCTGGACCAGGTGGACCCCGACGTGCTCCTGGACGAGAAGGTGTTCGAATCCGTCCAGGCCGCCCTGCGCAAGGTGCGGGCCGCCCTGCCCGAGGACAAGGCCCTGCTGGGCTTCGCCGGCGCCCCCTGGACCCTCCTGGCCTACGGCCTGGAAGGCAAGGGCAGCAAGAACTGGGTGCGGGCCAAGTCCTTCCTGCACCAGGAGCCCGCCAAGGCCCGCCTGTGGCTGGACCGCCTCGCGGACGCCTCGGCGCGCCTCCTGAACCTCCACATCGGCGCCGGCGCCCAGGGCGTGCAGCTCTTCGACACCTGGGCCGGGGAACTGGACCGGGAGGACTACGAGACGTTCGCCCTTCCGGCCGCCCACCGGGCCCTGGCCCAGGTGGAGGGGGCCCCCCGGCTCTACTTCCCCCGGGGCATCCTGCCCTCCAGCCTCGGGACCCTGCCCTGCGAAGGGTTCGCCGTGTCCTGGCAGGTGCCCATGGCCCAGGCCCGGGCCCAGTTCCCCGGCAAGGTGCTCCAGGGCAACCTGGACCCCACGGCGCTGCTTGCGGGCGAGGAAACGGCCGTGCGCAAGGCCAAGGCCATCGTGCAGGTCATGAAGGGCGCCCCCCACGTGTTCAACCTCGGCCACGGGCTCCTTCCGGAGACGGACCCGGCGGTGGTGGGGGCCGTGATCGACGCGGTGAAGGGATAG
- the hemL gene encoding glutamate-1-semialdehyde 2,1-aminomutase yields the protein MSNDTLFQEALTHFPGGVSSPVRAFRAVGGTPKFFRKAWGSRFEDEEGRRYVDLCMSWGPLILGHAVPEIISAAVEAMQEGLTFGAPSRRELALARRIKSMVPFLDKMRFVSSGTEAVMSALRAARGYTKRERILKFDGCYHGHSDAMLVKAGSGLVTFGEPSSAGVPRGFADLTTVISLDDLEALEATFDKLGHELAAAIIEPIPANNGLLVQDTTFLRRLRELCNAYGVVLIFDEVISGFRVAPGGAAELLGITPDLVTYGKIIGGGMPVGLYGGRKDIMAVISPDGPVYQAGTLSGNPVAMAAGLATLERLTPNVYRSLDQKGAQWAAAFEKMPGLHVPRVGSLLWPLFQPGVKRADRVESGAIARFNKMHGLLLKEGVYLPPSGYEVAFLSAAHGDEELAHVERAIGVVAAALKNED from the coding sequence ATGAGCAACGACACCCTGTTCCAGGAAGCCCTCACCCACTTTCCTGGCGGCGTCTCCAGCCCCGTGCGTGCATTCCGCGCCGTGGGCGGGACCCCGAAGTTCTTCCGCAAGGCCTGGGGCAGCCGCTTCGAGGACGAGGAGGGCCGCCGCTACGTGGACCTCTGCATGTCCTGGGGCCCGCTGATCCTCGGCCACGCCGTCCCCGAGATCATCTCCGCGGCCGTGGAGGCCATGCAGGAGGGCCTCACCTTCGGCGCCCCCAGCCGGCGCGAGCTGGCCCTGGCCCGGCGCATCAAGTCGATGGTGCCCTTCCTGGACAAGATGCGGTTCGTTTCCTCGGGCACCGAGGCCGTGATGTCCGCCCTGCGCGCGGCCCGCGGCTACACGAAGCGCGAGCGCATCCTGAAGTTCGACGGGTGCTACCACGGCCACAGCGACGCGATGCTCGTGAAGGCCGGCTCGGGCCTGGTGACCTTCGGCGAGCCCAGCAGCGCCGGCGTGCCCCGGGGCTTCGCGGACCTGACCACCGTCATCAGCCTGGACGACCTGGAGGCCCTGGAGGCCACCTTCGACAAGCTGGGCCACGAGCTCGCCGCGGCCATCATCGAGCCCATCCCCGCCAACAACGGCCTCCTGGTGCAGGACACGACCTTCCTCAGGCGCCTGCGGGAGCTGTGCAACGCCTACGGCGTGGTGCTGATCTTCGACGAGGTCATCAGCGGCTTCCGGGTGGCCCCCGGCGGCGCCGCGGAGCTCCTGGGCATCACCCCGGACCTGGTCACCTACGGCAAGATCATCGGCGGCGGCATGCCGGTGGGCCTCTACGGCGGCCGCAAGGACATCATGGCCGTCATCTCCCCGGACGGCCCCGTGTACCAGGCCGGCACCCTCAGCGGCAATCCCGTGGCCATGGCCGCGGGCCTGGCCACCCTCGAGCGCCTCACGCCCAACGTCTACCGAAGCCTGGACCAGAAGGGGGCCCAGTGGGCCGCCGCCTTCGAGAAGATGCCCGGCCTCCACGTTCCCCGGGTGGGCAGCCTCCTGTGGCCTCTCTTCCAGCCCGGCGTCAAGCGCGCCGACCGCGTGGAATCCGGCGCCATCGCGCGGTTCAACAAGATGCACGGCCTGCTGCTGAAGGAGGGCGTCTACCTGCCCCCCTCCGGCTACGAAGTGGCCTTCCTCTCCGCCGCCCACGGCGACGAGGAACTGGCCCACGTGGAACGCGCCATCGGCGTGGTCGCCGCCGCCCTCAAGAACGAAGACTAG
- the hemB gene encoding porphobilinogen synthase, which yields MLIRSRRLRTTTAMRDLVAETTVQARNLIQGHFVQPGKDSTEISSLPGISRNSVEATVRQVESDLKLGLRSHLFFGVPDPSDKAPDAHAAHDHEGIVPVTVRRLKKEFGSDVIVMTDVCLCAYTDTGHCGVNEGPVIVNDRSVEILARMAVAHAEAGADMVAPSDMMDGRIRAMREAMDAQGFTQTGILSYAIKHAGAYYGPFREAADSSPKFGDRRSYQMDPRNAREGLRDALLDLEEGADALMVKPAMPNLDLIWRLREKTLCPIAAYHVSSEFSSVKAGARMGWLDEANLFREHLLAIRRAGADWIVTYVAREALEKKWI from the coding sequence ATGCTGATCCGATCCCGCCGCCTGCGCACCACCACCGCCATGAGGGACCTGGTGGCCGAGACCACCGTCCAGGCCCGGAACCTCATCCAGGGCCACTTCGTGCAGCCCGGCAAGGATTCCACCGAGATCTCCAGTCTCCCCGGCATCTCCCGCAACAGCGTGGAGGCCACGGTGCGCCAGGTGGAGTCCGACCTGAAGCTGGGCCTGCGCAGCCACCTCTTCTTCGGCGTGCCCGACCCCTCCGACAAGGCCCCCGACGCCCACGCCGCCCACGACCACGAGGGCATCGTGCCCGTGACCGTGCGCCGCCTGAAGAAGGAGTTCGGCTCCGACGTCATCGTCATGACCGACGTGTGCCTCTGCGCCTACACGGACACCGGCCACTGCGGCGTCAACGAGGGCCCGGTGATCGTCAACGACCGGAGCGTGGAGATCCTGGCCCGCATGGCCGTGGCCCACGCCGAGGCCGGCGCCGACATGGTGGCCCCCTCCGACATGATGGACGGCCGCATCCGGGCCATGCGCGAGGCCATGGACGCCCAGGGCTTCACCCAGACCGGCATCCTCAGCTACGCCATCAAGCACGCCGGCGCCTACTACGGGCCCTTCCGCGAGGCCGCGGACTCCTCCCCCAAGTTCGGCGACCGCCGCAGCTACCAGATGGATCCCCGCAACGCCCGGGAGGGGCTGCGGGACGCCCTGTTGGACCTGGAGGAGGGCGCCGACGCCCTCATGGTCAAGCCCGCCATGCCCAACCTGGACCTGATCTGGCGCCTGAGGGAGAAGACCCTCTGCCCCATCGCCGCCTACCACGTCTCGTCCGAATTCAGCAGCGTCAAGGCCGGGGCCCGCATGGGCTGGCTGGACGAGGCCAACCTCTTCAGGGAGCACCTGCTGGCCATCCGCCGCGCCGGCGCCGACTGGATCGTCACCTACGTGGCCCGCGAGGCCCTTGAGAAGAAGTGGATCTGA